A window of the Apostichopus japonicus isolate 1M-3 chromosome 8, ASM3797524v1, whole genome shotgun sequence genome harbors these coding sequences:
- the LOC139970863 gene encoding apoptosis regulatory protein Siva-like codes for MTKRQNPFDNNFCQLKTHVGEKEVNMGVDFRQRMKTVYERTMAMLFEGQRHMINPATHSSSTRDTAPSPIKPNNSPVQAADLPDWAQSQYTLDHHGNLSTQHPNISLPGSSGQPRPPPPARCSSCKFNSASAYGACSFCDQQICSQCCRECLSCQGVFCSLCSVINYDESFERCFCLSCPTDH; via the exons ATGACAAAAAGACAAAACCCATTCGATAACAACTTTTGTCAGTTGAAAACACATGTTGGAGAGAAAGAAGTGAACATGGGTGTGGATTTCCGTCAAAGAATGAAGACAGTTTATG AGAGAACAATGGCTATGTTGTTTGAAGGACAGAGGCATATGATAAACCCAGCAACTCATTCCTCCTCTACAAGAGACACAGCACCATCTCCTATCAAGCCCAACAATTCACCAGTGCAAGCTGCTGACCTACCAGATTGGGCACAGTCGCAATACACGCTCGATCACCACGGCAATCTCAGTACGCAACATCCAAATATATCCTTACCAGGCAGTTCAG GTCAGCCCAGACCTCCTCCACCAGCGAGATGTTCTTCCTGTAAATTCAATAGTGCTTCAGCCTATGGTGCCTGCTCCTTCTGCGATCAACAGATATGCTCACAATGCTGCAGAGAGTGTCTATCCTGCCAAGGTGTATTCTGTTCATTGTGTTCTGTTATCAA CTACGACGAAAGCTTTGAGAGATGTTTCTGTCTGAGCTGCCCCACGGACCATTGA